The nucleotide window CTGAATTCACTCCGGAACTGATGAAACAAATAAAGAATTTCTATACTTCCGGTAAAACATTCAAAAAAAGTTTTGCGGAACTTATCCATTTATTTTTTGATCAACATGGACTAATAATTTTTGACCCGCAGGATAATGAAGTTAAAAACTATTTACGTCCAGTTTATAAAAAAGAATTACTTGAGTACCGTAATCGTTCAGAAGAATCAATACGTGTTAGTGCAGAGCTTGATGAGACTTATCATGCCCAGGTAAAGATCAAGCCGATTAATTTATTTCTGAATTACGAAAATGGAAGACATGCACTCGAACCTGATGACGAAGATTTTAAACTAAAAAGAAAGAGAAAACGTTTTACTAAAGATGAATTATTAAATTTAGTTGAGACTACCCCGCAGATCTTTAGTCCAAACGTTTTATTTAGACCGGTCTGTCAGGATTATATTTTACCTACAGCATTTTACATCGGAGGTCCAAGCGAGATCGCTTACTTTGCGCAGGTAATGCCGTTATATAAATTTTTTAATGTCCCACCACCTTTTATTTATCCGCGTTCATCAGCAACATTACTCGAAAAAGGTTTGAGTAATGCACTTGATAAATTCAACCTTCAAATAAATGAGATATTTTCTGACCCGGAAGCAGTGAAACAAAAAATAATAAAAAGTATAGATGAAACTCCACTTGAAGATTTTTTCATTTCAGCAGTTAAAGAAACTGAATTGATTTTTGACACACTGAAAGAAAAACTTTTTTCTATTGATAAAACTACTAGTGATTCTGTTCAGCGTTATCGTGAAAAATCATTAAATAATATCGAAGAATTAAAATCCAAATCATTGCAAGCCCAGAGGAAGAAATATGAAGTTTCGTTAAAGCAGATTGATAAATTAATTTTTATTTTGTTTCCTAACGAAAATTTACAGGAGAGGGAATTGAATTTTATTTATTTCGCAAATAAATACGGACCGGAATTCTTCAGAAAGATTTTTGATGAGCTCCAGATAAACAAATTTGAACATCAGATTATTGAAATTTAAATTAATAGTACGAAATAGATTTTAACTGAGTAATAAAATCAGGGTTTGATATTTTTACACATTCAAAATTATTTACCGCTGCACCTTCATCTAGCAGTAAGGATAATATTGAGAATGCCATTGCAATTCTGTGATCTCCAAAACTCTCAAAAATAACTTGTTGGTTTTGGATATCACCTTCTACT belongs to Ignavibacteriales bacterium and includes:
- the bshC gene encoding bacillithiol biosynthesis cysteine-adding enzyme BshC: MFVNFKDIPGHTKLFLDYLYNFEKINKFYARNPYDKETYSKAFEEIASKRPVSRANLEALIRNQYSGKTYSTKTQKNIELLAKDSTLTIVTGQQLGILGGPLYTFNKIITTIKLANHLKERFDSFNFVSVFWLEGDDHDFNEVRNINIIDNSNELKKISYGEEIPEDEINPSVGQINLDDKINSFLLDLEQHLRQTEFTPELMKQIKNFYTSGKTFKKSFAELIHLFFDQHGLIIFDPQDNEVKNYLRPVYKKELLEYRNRSEESIRVSAELDETYHAQVKIKPINLFLNYENGRHALEPDDEDFKLKRKRKRFTKDELLNLVETTPQIFSPNVLFRPVCQDYILPTAFYIGGPSEIAYFAQVMPLYKFFNVPPPFIYPRSSATLLEKGLSNALDKFNLQINEIFSDPEAVKQKIIKSIDETPLEDFFISAVKETELIFDTLKEKLFSIDKTTSDSVQRYREKSLNNIEELKSKSLQAQRKKYEVSLKQIDKLIFILFPNENLQERELNFIYFANKYGPEFFRKIFDELQINKFEHQIIEI